From Pirellulales bacterium, the proteins below share one genomic window:
- a CDS encoding HAMP domain-containing sensor histidine kinase, with protein MASHVAHEVRNSLVPVALYLSLLRRRLSEDAMNRELLDKLAAGFTSLDATVNDLLHFTAERDPVRRAVAVRKLIEEVLQSLAPQLEAQQIAVELDVPSVHFVFADGDMLRRCVLNLSLNAIDAMPKGGQLIITSYSGPQGFELEIADSGPGLSDTVRHRIFEPFFTTKSNGTGLGLAIVCRIVEVHGGDLTARNCPEGGAAFTLRIPVKQHTMEAAA; from the coding sequence ATGGCTTCGCATGTGGCTCACGAAGTACGAAATAGCTTGGTGCCCGTGGCTTTGTACCTGAGCCTCCTTCGTCGCCGGCTTTCCGAGGATGCTATGAACCGCGAACTGCTCGACAAACTGGCAGCGGGTTTCACTTCCTTGGATGCTACTGTTAATGATCTTTTGCATTTTACTGCAGAGCGTGATCCGGTACGCCGGGCCGTAGCGGTACGAAAATTAATCGAAGAGGTGCTTCAATCGCTCGCGCCTCAATTGGAAGCGCAGCAAATTGCAGTTGAGCTAGATGTACCTTCCGTACATTTTGTGTTTGCTGACGGTGACATGCTCCGCCGTTGCGTTTTAAATCTTTCCCTCAATGCGATCGACGCAATGCCGAAGGGCGGTCAATTGATAATCACTTCCTACAGTGGGCCACAAGGCTTCGAGTTGGAAATCGCTGACAGCGGACCGGGACTGTCCGATACAGTTCGCCACCGAATATTTGAACCGTTTTTCACCACTAAAAGTAACGGCACAGGACTGGGATTGGCTATTGTTTGTCGAATCGTAGAAGTTCACGGCGGCGACTTGACGGCGCGCAATTGTCCCGAAGGAGGCGCTGCTTTTACGCTTCGGATTCCTGTGAAGCAACACACCATGGAGGCTGCTGCATGA
- a CDS encoding sigma-54 dependent transcriptional regulator: MRKSNRQQTTPQAAALFSPESVAGQILIVDDHRQARESMADVLRAAGHQVESTASASEALNQLDEESFDCIVTDLQMPGMSGLEFIHHLGRLPHGAQILMVTAHATVASAVDAMRHGAFDYIEKPFDADQLERLVSRAIEHGRQQDASTKLPNFGASGATMIGSSAAMKSLRMQIAQVSRTSETVLIVGESGTGKELVARAIHAASSRSQAPLVSLNCPVLSAQLMESELFGHERGAFTGAEGPRTGRFELADQGTILLDEVTEIDLALQAKLLRVLQEKSFERVGCSVTTYVDVRVLATSNRNLQAEIAAGRFREDLYYRLAVVPLAVPSLRDRRDDIPDLIAHFLLRSAQRLQRNPCELQPGAVELLCECQWPGNVRELENIISRASVLNVGGPITADELRGWLSLHGSTSGARGERSESSANENTAFLGKGMACGLSLETMERKLIEATLERFGGHRAKTAQALGIGLRTLSGKIKEYGYAPRTKVFTKAA, from the coding sequence ATGAGGAAATCAAATCGACAACAAACCACTCCACAAGCCGCTGCCTTGTTTTCACCAGAGTCGGTCGCCGGTCAGATATTGATAGTCGACGATCATCGTCAAGCGCGCGAATCGATGGCCGACGTGTTGCGGGCAGCGGGTCACCAAGTAGAGAGCACGGCCAGCGCAAGTGAGGCCCTCAATCAGTTGGACGAAGAAAGCTTCGATTGCATCGTAACTGATTTACAGATGCCCGGAATGTCAGGCCTTGAATTCATTCATCACTTAGGAAGGCTACCGCATGGCGCGCAGATTTTGATGGTCACAGCGCATGCCACAGTAGCTTCAGCAGTGGATGCCATGCGACATGGGGCATTTGATTACATTGAAAAGCCCTTTGACGCTGATCAGTTAGAACGCTTGGTCAGTCGAGCAATTGAACATGGGCGACAACAGGATGCAAGTACGAAGCTACCCAATTTCGGAGCAAGCGGTGCAACAATGATTGGTTCCAGCGCCGCAATGAAATCACTCCGCATGCAAATTGCACAGGTGAGCCGCACATCGGAAACGGTATTGATTGTAGGCGAAAGCGGCACAGGCAAAGAGTTAGTGGCCCGCGCCATTCATGCGGCCAGCAGCCGTTCGCAAGCTCCGTTGGTCAGCCTTAACTGCCCAGTTCTGTCCGCTCAACTAATGGAAAGCGAACTGTTTGGCCACGAGCGGGGAGCGTTCACCGGAGCGGAAGGCCCGCGAACAGGTCGCTTCGAATTGGCCGATCAAGGGACCATTTTACTGGATGAAGTTACTGAAATCGATTTGGCGCTGCAGGCCAAACTTTTGCGCGTTCTTCAAGAAAAATCGTTCGAGCGTGTTGGTTGCAGTGTTACTACCTATGTTGACGTGCGGGTATTGGCAACAAGCAATCGAAATTTGCAAGCCGAAATTGCCGCAGGTCGATTCCGCGAAGATTTGTACTATCGGCTGGCCGTCGTGCCGTTGGCAGTGCCGTCGTTACGTGATCGACGGGATGATATTCCGGACCTAATTGCACATTTTCTGCTCCGTTCCGCTCAACGTTTGCAGCGCAATCCGTGTGAATTGCAGCCAGGCGCAGTGGAATTGCTTTGTGAATGCCAATGGCCAGGCAACGTGCGCGAACTTGAAAATATTATTTCCCGCGCGAGCGTTTTGAATGTGGGAGGTCCGATAACGGCAGACGAACTCCGTGGTTGGCTAAGCTTGCACGGCAGCACCTCTGGAGCCAGAGGAGAACGGAGCGAAAGTTCAGCAAACGAAAATACAGCTTTCTTGGGAAAAGGGATGGCGTGTGGGCTAAGCCTGGAAACCATGGAACGTAAGTTAATTGAAGCCACTCTTGAGCGATTTGGCGGACATCGTGCCAAGACTGCTCAAGCATTGGGCATTGGTCTGAGAACGTTGTCCGGAAAAATCAAAGAATATGGCTATGCTCCGCGAACCAAGGTTTTCACCAAGGCGGCATAA
- the flgB gene encoding flagellar basal body rod protein FlgB, producing MTYGLFQASTIPILEQVVRFGESRHNVLAGNIANIDTPGYKARDLSTAVFQERLKEAIDAHKFPQGEGSSITNTDSLVADDAAMYLEDAFETILRHDDGKVSLEQQVAELTKNQMQYNTALAVLTEQFHLLQVAISEQA from the coding sequence ATGACGTACGGACTATTTCAAGCAAGTACGATTCCTATTTTGGAGCAAGTGGTACGCTTCGGCGAATCGCGACACAACGTTCTAGCTGGGAACATCGCCAACATCGATACGCCCGGCTACAAGGCGCGAGATTTATCGACTGCAGTTTTCCAAGAACGATTGAAGGAGGCTATAGACGCCCACAAATTTCCGCAGGGCGAAGGAAGCAGTATCACAAACACCGATTCGCTCGTGGCGGACGATGCCGCGATGTACTTAGAAGACGCCTTCGAAACCATTTTGCGTCACGACGACGGAAAAGTGAGCCTAGAACAACAAGTGGCTGAATTAACGAAAAACCAAATGCAGTACAACACCGCACTTGCGGTATTAACGGAACAATTCCATTTGTTACAGGTAGCCATAAGCGAGCAGGCGTAA
- the flgC gene encoding flagellar basal body rod protein FlgC: protein MFPALDISSSALTAQRLRMDAIAGNIANVSTTRNGQGEAIPYQPKFVIFATDNSIQNADGAEGVRVQSVETAQVEPRYKFQPGHPDAAKQGPHQGYVAYPNIDMTTEMVDALEASRAYEANVGVVEMSKSMIQQALRIVA from the coding sequence ATGTTCCCAGCTCTTGACATTAGCAGTAGTGCACTAACAGCACAGCGCCTCCGGATGGACGCCATCGCAGGTAACATTGCCAATGTGTCTACCACACGCAATGGACAAGGGGAGGCGATTCCGTACCAGCCAAAGTTTGTGATCTTCGCCACCGACAATTCCATTCAGAACGCCGATGGGGCTGAGGGCGTACGCGTACAATCGGTGGAAACCGCTCAAGTAGAACCGCGTTACAAATTTCAGCCGGGTCATCCCGATGCTGCGAAGCAAGGGCCGCACCAAGGTTATGTGGCTTATCCGAACATCGATATGACGACTGAAATGGTCGATGCTTTGGAAGCCAGTCGTGCGTACGAAGCGAACGTGGGGGTAGTAGAAATGTCCAAAAGCATGATCCAGCAGGCGTTGAGGATTGTAGCGTAA
- the fliE gene encoding flagellar hook-basal body complex protein FliE, which yields MSSHSTGGVILPQSTGANAIGAENANGLQANDGTSFKDYLLNSIEQVNSMQQDADQAVQTLFTGGDANPAEVLTAVQKADIAFRMIMQIRNKLVSAYEEIQDIRI from the coding sequence ATGAGTTCGCACAGCACTGGTGGCGTTATTCTGCCGCAATCAACCGGCGCTAATGCGATTGGCGCTGAAAATGCCAACGGATTGCAAGCGAATGACGGAACATCCTTCAAGGACTATCTGCTGAACTCCATCGAACAAGTGAATTCGATGCAACAAGACGCCGATCAGGCGGTCCAAACCTTATTTACAGGCGGTGACGCGAATCCCGCTGAAGTATTGACGGCAGTTCAAAAAGCCGACATCGCATTTCGTATGATCATGCAAATCCGCAACAAACTCGTTTCGGCATACGAAGAAATCCAAGATATCCGAATTTGA